One window of Oncorhynchus masou masou isolate Uvic2021 chromosome 28, UVic_Omas_1.1, whole genome shotgun sequence genomic DNA carries:
- the LOC135517635 gene encoding integrin alpha-2-like has translation MELNPKRTVLTLLLIQCWSIPRSLSFNVGTAGAKVFSGPALEEFGYTVKQFRNHQGKWLLVGSPWSGYNQDRKGDIYKCEIRGSSSGCQRLNLQNSVSMSTVKNINVNMSLGLTLTHTATEDKFMTCGPLWAQKCGSQYYYPGICAEVNPLFNPLSSFSPALQTCGGPMDIAIIVDGSNSIYPWPPVVAFLKKLLENLDIGPDKTQASIIQYGVEPVVEFHLNAYKTKDSIIAAAANILQREGLETNTFRAIDFARQNAFLPRNGARPGASKVMVVVTDGESHDKNLRDDVIRKCESEKITRFGIAVLGYYIRNDIDTKNLIAEIKSIASTPTDRYFFNVSAEEALLEIAGSLGDRIFNIEGTGKGGDFQMEMSQVGFSAHQTKKQNMIMLGAVGAYGWSGTVVHYTTQKSDIFPKTAFERILEDRNHSSLLGYSVTTLNDGSTEYYVAGAPRSNHTGQVIVYIINGKGQPTVIDSQRGDQIGSYYGSVLCPLDVDKDGVSDLLLVGAPMFMNEQQKEIGKVHLLSFTKGILSVQGFLKGPSPVENARFGMSISAVPDLNMDGYSDVVVGAPLEDNNKGVIYVFNGDKKRLRTQYSQKILGSKLDPALRYFGRSMDASSDLNDDTIPDVSVGAYGMVVQLWSRGMAVVTARATFNPDTVSILSKTCRVSGRLVSCFNTSVCFSATFRPKIPVGPVALRFNLTLDAELQSSRVTSRGQFRNSERVLQKDIRVSTGEVCETLEVFVQEAPDFVSSIGLRVDITLQDPDSSPVLDVLSPTAWEFFIPFSKDCGSDDVCLSDLLLKLKKGEMIPSSSRMLVSFKDKRLSFTVSVTNKKENAYNTQVTAMYSKNLFYASISPPSDGTEVKCTSTKESLTLSCQVGYPALRQNQEVTFGINFDFNLNQLQTEADVSFEALSDSTEANPSDNQASISVPVHYDSEISLSREANLNFYVVDMDNEAKTAINTFNDIGPEFKFSLKVSTGNFPVSLAYLTVSLPSATARGNPLLYVTGVKMEPAGEVSCEVTSLVNPLKISEKPYTASFFKENLMGTEDLNCKTAKCQPMKCVLKDMGIKSDFFVNVTTRIWNGTFAASSFQSTVLTVSTEIETSEPELLVVSHKHLTVGVTISKPGVKGEVPVGVIAGSVIGGLLLLALVIGLLWKFGFFRRKYKQLMQNTEEDEAETEGLENQARERTHLGNDNVPTD, from the exons ATGGAGTTGAATCCAAAGAGGACTGTTTTGACGTTGCTTTTGATCCAAT gtTGGAGCATCCCCCGGTCCCTGTCCTTTAATGTGGGGACGGCAGGAGCCAAGGTATTCTCTGGACCTGCCCTCGAGGAGTTTGGATACACCGTGAAACAGTTCCGAAATCACCAGGGAAAATG GTTGCTGGTTGGTTCTCCCTGGAGTGGATACAACCAGGACAGGAAAGGAGACATCTACAAGTGTGAGATCAGAGGGTCCAGTTCAGGCTGCCAGAGACTCAACCTGCAGA ACTCAGTCAgcatgtcaacagtgaagaacaTCAATGTCAACATGAGTCTGGGGCTAACCCTCACCCACACAGCTACAGAAGATAAGTTCATG ACATGTGGACCTCTGTGGGCTCAGAAGTGTGGCAGCCAGTATTATTACCCAGGGATCTGTGCAGAAGTGAACCCTCTCTTCAACCCCCTGTCTTCGTTCTCACCCGCCCTTCAAA CTTGTGGGGGTCCAATGGATATTGCTATTATTGTGGATGGATCCAACAGTATATATCCCTGGCCACCAGTTGTGGCTTTCCTCAAGAAACTGTTGGAGAATTTAGATATTGGACCGGATAAAACTCAG GCAAGTATTATACAGTACGGGGTTGAGCCAGTCGTTGAATTCCATCTGAATGCCTACAAAACCAAAGACTCGATCATTGCGGCTGCAGCGAACATTCTCCAGAGGGAAGGCCTGGAGACAAACACCTTCCGCGCCATTGACTTTGCTCG ACAGAACGCGTTCCTGCCCAGGAACGGGGCTCGACCCGGAGCCAGCaaagtgatggtggtggtgacggACGGAGAGTCTCACGACAAGAACCTCCGAGACGACGTCATCAGGAAGTGTGAGAGTGAGAAGATCACCCGCTTTGGTATTGCT GTCCTTGGGTATTACATAAGGAATGACATTGACACTAAGAACCTGATTGCGGAGATCAAGTCCATCGCCAGCACCCCGACAGATAGGTATTTCTTCAACGTATCAGCTGAGGAGGCTCTGCTCGAGATCGCTGGATCTCTGGGAGACCGCATCTTCAACATTGAGG GTACTGGGAAAGGTGGTGACTTTCAGATGGAGATGTCCCAAGTGGGATTCAGTGCCCACCAAACCAAGAAGCAG AACATGATTATGCTGGGTGCCGTGGGGGCCTATGGCTGGAGTGGTACTGTGGTTCACTACACCACCCAGAAATCGGACATCTTCCCCAAGACGGCCTTTGAGAGAATCCTAGAGGACAGAAACCACAGCTCACTATTAG GCTACTCTGTGACAACGCTGAATGATGGCAGCACAGAGTACTATGTGGCTGGCGCTCCTCGGTCCAACCACACTGGACAGGTCATAGTGTACATCATCAACGGCAAGGGACAACCCACCGTCATCGACTCCCAGAGAGGAGACCAG ATAGGCTCCTACTACGGCAGCGTACTCTGTCCTCTGGATGTGGATAAAGATGGTGTGTCTGATCTACTACTGGTTGGAGCTCCCATGTTCATGAACGAACAGCAGAAGGAGATTGGGAaagtccatctcctctccttcacaaAG GGCATCCTAAGTGTTCAGGGGTTCCTGAAGGGTCCGTCCCCAGTGGAGAACGCTCGTTTTGGGATGTCTATCTCAGCGGTGCCTGACCTCAACATGGATGGCTACAGTGATGTGGTGGTGGGAGCCCCACTGGAAGACAACAATAAAGGTGTAATCTATGTCTTCAACGGGGACAAGAAGAGACTCAGGACACAGTATTCCCAG AAAATCCTGGGCTCCAAGCTGGACCCTGCGTTGCGGTACTTCGGGAGGTCTATGGACGCCAGCTCTGACTTAAACGATGACACCATACCAGATGTCTCAGTGGGGGCTTATGGAATGGTGGTCCAGCTCTG GTCTCGGGGTATGGCCGTGGTGACAGCAAGGGCAACCTTCAACCCTGACACGGTCAGCATCCTGAGTAAGACGTGCAGGGTCAGTGGGAGGCTGGTGTCCTGCTTCAACACCTCAGTCTGTTTCAGCGCCACCTTCAGGCCCAAGATACCTGTAGGACCTGTGG CTCTCAGGTTCAACCTGACCCTGGATGCTGAGCTCCAGTCGTCTCGTGTCACCTCCAGAGGTCAGTTCAGGAACTCAGAGAGAGTCCTGCAGAAAGACATCCGGGTTTCCACCGGGGAGGTCTGTGAGACACTAGAGGTCTTTGTCCAG GAGGCCCCTGACTTTGTGAGCTCAATCGGTCTGCGTGTGGACATCACTCTGCAGGACCCAGACTCCAGTCCTGTTCTGGATGTTCTCAGTCCCACTGCCTGGGAGTTCTTT ATCCCATTCTCCAAAGACTGTGGCTCTGACGATGTGTGTTTGAGTGACCTGCTCTTGAAGTTGAAGAAAGGAGAGATGATTCCCAG CTCGTCTAGGATGCTGGTCAGCTTCAAGGACAAGAGGCTCTCCTTCACTGTGTCTGTGACCAACAAGAAGGAGAATGCGTACAACACCCAAGTCACGGCCATGTACTCCAAAAACCTCTTCTACGcctccatcagtcctcca AGTGATGGAACAGAGGTGAAGTGCACCTCCACCAAGGAGTCTCTTACCCTCTCATGCCAGGTGGGGTACCCAGCTTTAAGGCAGAACCAAGAG GTGACATTTGGAATCAACTTTGACTTCAACCTGAATCAACTGCAGACCGAAGCCGACGTGAGCTTTGAAGCTCTAAG TGACAGCACAGAGGCGAACCCGTCAGACAACCAAGCCTCTATCTCCGTCCCTGTCCACTATGACTCAGAGATCTCCCTCTCCAGGGAAGCCAATCTCAACTTCTATGTGGTTGACATGGACAATGAAGCGAAGACCGCAATTAATACCTTCAATGACATCGGTCCGGAGTTCAAATTCTCTCTGAAG GTCTCTACAGGGAACTTCCCAGTCAGTCTGGCCTACCTCACAGTCTCACTGCCCAGTGCTACAGCGAGAGGGAACCCATTGCTGTATGTGACAGGAGTCAAAATGGAACCT GCTGGCGAAGTGAGCTGTGAAGTAACCAGCCTCGTCAACCCTCTGAAGATCAGTGAGAAGCCTTACACAGCATCCTTCTTCAAGGAGAACCTAATGGGCACAGAGGATctg AACTGTAAGACAGCCAAGTGCCAGCCTATGAAGTGTGTCCTGAAAGACATGGGGATAAAGAGCGATTTCTTCGTGAACGTGACCACGCGGATCTGGAACGGCACCTTTGCTGCT TCATCCTTCCAGTCCACTGTGCTGACTGTGAGCACAGAGATAGAGACCTCCGAGCCTGAGCTGCTGGTCGTCTCTCACAAGCACCTGACG GTTGGCGTCACCATCAGTAAACCAGGGGTGAAAGGAGAGGTGCCTGTAGGTGTTATTGCGGGCAGTGTGATTGGAGGCCTGCTTCTATTGGCTCTGGTCATTGGCCTGCTTTGGAAG tTTGGCTTCTTCCGGAGAAAGTACAAGCAGCTGATGCAGAACACTGAGGAGGATGAGGCAGAGACCGAGGGACTGGAGAACCAGGCACGGGAAAGAACCCATCTCGGAAACGACAATGTGCCTACAGACTGA